A genomic stretch from Candidatus Firestonebacteria bacterium RIFOXYD2_FULL_39_29 includes:
- a CDS encoding molybdate ABC transporter substrate-binding protein, which translates to MRKILLPVIFCLILAGFGCARSNQKALFVYCGNTMRPAMELLAKSYEKKTGVKLEFSFGDSSEIFAQVKLSKKGDIFIVHEPYMEQFAKQDLILDYKDAAFLQPVLVVAANNPKNIEGFKDLAKKGMRLGWGEPEFSLAGKLTEEYLKKEKMYKELAINVKVKTRSSSELANAIKLGAIDAAFIWNASAKQFESTLKVIKLKNEIQGARVSIAVLKSSENLKEAEKFLSYAVSDEGKPAFTSSGYKTK; encoded by the coding sequence ATGCGTAAAATATTATTACCGGTAATATTCTGTCTTATCCTTGCCGGATTTGGCTGCGCGCGGTCAAATCAAAAAGCTTTATTTGTTTACTGCGGGAACACGATGAGGCCGGCAATGGAACTTTTGGCAAAATCTTATGAAAAAAAGACAGGAGTTAAACTGGAGTTTAGTTTTGGCGATTCAAGCGAAATCTTTGCCCAGGTAAAGCTTTCGAAAAAAGGCGATATATTTATTGTTCATGAACCTTATATGGAACAATTTGCGAAGCAGGACCTTATTCTTGACTACAAGGATGCGGCATTTCTTCAACCCGTGCTGGTGGTTGCCGCCAATAATCCAAAAAATATAGAAGGGTTTAAGGATCTTGCAAAAAAAGGCATGCGTTTGGGATGGGGAGAACCGGAATTTTCTCTTGCGGGGAAATTAACTGAGGAGTATCTTAAAAAAGAAAAGATGTATAAAGAGCTTGCAATCAATGTTAAGGTGAAAACAAGAAGCAGTTCCGAACTCGCTAATGCGATAAAACTCGGGGCTATAGACGCGGCTTTTATCTGGAATGCTTCAGCAAAACAATTCGAGAGTACATTGAAGGTTATAAAGCTGAAAAATGAGATTCAGGGAGCAAGGGTCTCTATTGCGGTGCTTAAGAGTTCTGAAAATCTCAAAGAGGCGGAAAAATTCCTTTCTTATGCTGTCTCTGATGAAGGGAAGCCGGCGTTTACTTCTTCGGGCTATAAAACAAAGTGA
- a CDS encoding two-component system response regulator has product MSKILIVDDSSFMRLMLKDILRAKHEIADEGTNGQEAVEKYKKLKPDLVTIDMIMPVQNGIDAVKEIVKFDPGAKVIMVSAMGQELLVEEAMQSGAKAFIVKPFQGDKVLEVIDKVLKETK; this is encoded by the coding sequence ATGAGCAAAATTTTGATAGTGGATGACTCATCGTTTATGAGGTTGATGCTCAAGGATATTTTAAGGGCCAAACACGAAATCGCAGATGAAGGAACCAACGGACAAGAAGCAGTGGAAAAATACAAAAAGCTAAAACCCGACCTCGTTACGATAGATATGATAATGCCCGTGCAAAACGGTATTGACGCGGTTAAAGAAATAGTAAAATTTGACCCCGGCGCAAAAGTAATCATGGTCTCAGCGATGGGACAGGAACTCCTGGTGGAAGAAGCGATGCAAAGCGGAGCCAAGGCTTTCATCGTGAAACCTTTTCAGGGAGACAAAGTACTGGAAGTTATCGACAAAGTTTTAAAAGAAACAAAGTAA
- a CDS encoding orotidine 5'-phosphate decarboxylase gives MMSKINTNIKDKIIVALDYSDEKTALSIAEKVAPYVGVFKVGFELFISAGPSIVSKIHSLGGKVFLDLKFHDIPNTVAKAAASAADMNVFILNVHASGGLEMMKKAAEEIKKSKNHPILIAVTVLTSMNSGILKNELNIASTAAEQVVRLAKLAKEAGLSGVVASGEEITSIKNACGKDFKVIVPGVRPDWSAKNDQKRIVTPEEAIERGADFIVVGRPITGAENVVEAAKKILSEIS, from the coding sequence TTGATGTCTAAAATTAATACAAATATCAAAGACAAGATTATAGTGGCTCTCGATTATTCTGATGAAAAGACTGCGTTAAGTATTGCGGAGAAAGTTGCGCCTTATGTCGGAGTTTTTAAAGTTGGGTTTGAACTTTTCATTTCAGCAGGACCTTCCATCGTAAGTAAAATTCATTCTTTGGGCGGAAAAGTATTTTTGGATTTAAAATTTCATGATATTCCCAATACGGTGGCAAAAGCAGCGGCTTCCGCGGCAGATATGAATGTTTTTATACTTAATGTTCATGCTTCCGGAGGGCTTGAGATGATGAAAAAAGCGGCGGAAGAAATTAAAAAATCAAAAAATCATCCTATACTTATTGCGGTAACAGTTCTAACCAGTATGAATAGCGGGATTTTAAAAAACGAATTAAATATAGCGTCAACAGCCGCAGAACAGGTTGTGCGTCTTGCAAAACTGGCAAAAGAAGCGGGACTTTCGGGTGTTGTCGCCTCCGGAGAAGAAATAACATCGATAAAAAATGCTTGTGGTAAGGATTTCAAAGTGATTGTTCCGGGTGTCAGACCGGATTGGTCTGCTAAAAATGACCAGAAACGCATAGTCACTCCGGAAGAAGCCATAGAAAGAGGCGCGGATTTCATAGTTGTAGGCCGACCCATTACCGGAGCAGAAAATGTTGTTGAAGCGGCAAAAAAAATACTCTCGGAAATATCCTGA
- a CDS encoding ABC transporter yields the protein MIEVKDLSKKYDKLLAVDNISFSITKSEIVGFLGPNGAGKTTTLKIVTCYIPPTSGSIKVAGFDIFENSLEVRKNIGYLPESNSLYYEMGVVEYLEFIANLRHIEKNKVKSRIKEVAEVCGLVDVIKKDIGELSKGYKQRVGIAQAIIHDPPILILDEPTSGLDPNQIVQIRELIKKLGREKTVVLSTHILSEVQATCDRAIIINKGKIVADGKTDELHGMIEGKDKVYIKLKGPEEKVVKLLKAVPNVEGVEVQDKEGPARGYQLQISKGVDMREELYNFSVTNKWPLLELKREVVSLEDVFRELTAGE from the coding sequence ATGATAGAAGTAAAAGATTTATCAAAAAAATACGATAAGCTCCTTGCAGTAGATAATATTTCATTTAGTATAACAAAAAGTGAAATAGTCGGATTTCTGGGTCCTAATGGAGCCGGGAAAACAACTACTTTAAAGATTGTTACCTGCTACATTCCGCCGACTTCAGGCAGTATTAAAGTGGCCGGATTTGATATTTTCGAAAATTCTCTAGAAGTAAGAAAAAATATAGGTTACCTGCCTGAATCAAATTCTCTGTATTACGAGATGGGTGTAGTCGAATATCTGGAATTTATTGCAAATTTACGTCATATAGAAAAAAATAAAGTTAAATCACGGATAAAAGAAGTAGCAGAAGTCTGCGGTCTTGTTGATGTAATAAAAAAAGATATAGGAGAACTTTCTAAAGGCTACAAACAAAGAGTTGGGATAGCGCAGGCTATTATTCATGACCCTCCTATTCTCATTCTGGATGAGCCTACCTCAGGACTTGATCCTAACCAAATAGTACAAATAAGGGAGCTTATTAAAAAACTGGGCAGGGAAAAGACAGTTGTTTTAAGTACCCATATTCTGTCGGAAGTCCAGGCAACATGTGACAGGGCAATTATAATAAATAAGGGAAAAATAGTTGCTGACGGAAAAACTGACGAACTGCACGGGATGATAGAAGGTAAGGATAAAGTGTACATTAAATTAAAAGGCCCGGAAGAAAAAGTGGTGAAATTGTTAAAAGCAGTCCCAAATGTGGAAGGCGTTGAGGTTCAAGATAAAGAAGGTCCGGCAAGAGGTTACCAGTTACAGATCTCTAAAGGTGTTGATATGAGGGAGGAATTGTATAATTTTTCAGTTACAAATAAATGGCCTCTTTTAGAATTAAAAAGAGAGGTGGTAAGTCTCGAAGATGTATTTAGGGAATTAACGGCAGGGGAGTAA
- a CDS encoding cupin yields MKKAADLRGKIFNTKAFVEYQKSAVVSRELINKKTGTVTVFSFDKGEGLSEHTAPFDALVCVLDGKVSITISGKSYVLMQGEFLVLPAGKPHALKSITKFKMMLVMIRS; encoded by the coding sequence ATGAAAAAGGCAGCCGATCTTCGGGGAAAAATATTTAATACTAAAGCTTTTGTTGAATATCAGAAATCGGCAGTGGTAAGCCGTGAGTTAATAAACAAAAAAACGGGCACTGTAACAGTTTTTTCCTTTGATAAAGGAGAAGGCTTAAGTGAGCATACTGCTCCTTTTGATGCGCTTGTTTGTGTTCTGGACGGGAAAGTGTCGATAACTATTTCCGGTAAGTCATATGTTCTTATGCAAGGTGAATTTCTTGTGCTTCCCGCGGGTAAGCCCCATGCGCTAAAATCAATAACAAAATTTAAGATGATGCTTGTAATGATCAGGTCATAA
- a CDS encoding molybdate ABC transporter substrate-binding protein codes for MRKVITFLFIFFFSGVLYSADLIVYCGAGTRPPMEEIAAAYTKENNTKIKYNFGGSAQMLAQIELSGKGDVFIPGEELYIEIAKKKKLISGEPLIIAYWMPVILVQKGNPKNIRNLSDLEGEGIKLGVGDERVCAIGIVTKSVLEKNKLFEKIEKNIIVKTSTANELGNAVKLKTVDAVIVWDSIAYMYPDSGDVVDIPVKENEISKIPAAVLKNSLNKEEAEKFIIFLKSEKGREIFNKHHYKTSAVK; via the coding sequence ATGCGTAAAGTAATTACTTTTTTGTTTATCTTCTTTTTCTCCGGTGTATTATATTCTGCTGATTTGATTGTTTATTGCGGAGCGGGTACACGGCCTCCTATGGAAGAGATCGCAGCAGCTTACACCAAAGAAAATAACACAAAGATAAAATATAATTTCGGCGGCTCCGCTCAAATGCTTGCTCAGATAGAATTGTCCGGTAAAGGGGACGTCTTTATTCCCGGAGAAGAGTTATATATTGAGATTGCAAAGAAAAAGAAGCTTATTTCGGGCGAACCGTTAATAATAGCGTATTGGATGCCTGTTATACTTGTGCAAAAAGGTAATCCAAAAAATATCAGGAATCTTTCTGATTTAGAGGGAGAAGGTATTAAGCTTGGGGTCGGGGACGAACGCGTATGCGCAATAGGTATTGTAACTAAAAGTGTGCTGGAAAAAAACAAGCTTTTTGAAAAAATAGAAAAAAATATCATTGTAAAGACCTCAACGGCTAATGAACTCGGAAACGCGGTAAAATTAAAAACAGTGGATGCTGTTATCGTGTGGGATTCTATTGCGTATATGTATCCTGATTCCGGCGATGTGGTTGATATACCCGTGAAGGAAAATGAGATAAGCAAAATTCCCGCGGCTGTTCTTAAAAACTCTTTAAACAAAGAAGAAGCAGAAAAGTTTATAATATTCCTTAAAAGCGAAAAAGGCAGAGAGATTTTTAATAAACATCATTATAAAACGTCAGCAGTAAAATAA